A single Desulfovibrio piger DNA region contains:
- a CDS encoding EVE domain-containing protein, whose protein sequence is MNYWLFKSEPGCYSWQDLEAAPGQTTSWDGVRNYQARNFMKAMKKGDLGFFYHSGADPSIVGVVEVVREAYPDHTAQDPENNHFDPRATPEKPIWEMVDVRLHKALPALSRKELAGHAALAGMELMRRGSRLSVQPVSAEAFEYIMHLADEKK, encoded by the coding sequence ATGAACTACTGGTTGTTCAAGAGCGAGCCGGGCTGCTATTCCTGGCAGGATCTGGAAGCCGCGCCCGGACAGACCACGTCCTGGGACGGCGTGCGCAATTATCAGGCCCGCAATTTCATGAAAGCCATGAAAAAGGGCGACCTGGGCTTTTTCTACCACAGCGGTGCGGACCCCTCCATCGTGGGCGTGGTGGAGGTGGTGCGCGAGGCCTATCCCGACCATACGGCGCAGGACCCCGAGAACAATCATTTCGACCCCCGGGCCACGCCGGAAAAGCCCATCTGGGAGATGGTGGACGTGCGCCTGCACAAAGCCCTGCCCGCCCTGAGCCGCAAGGAGCTGGCCGGGCACGCCGCCCTGGCAGGCATGGAACTCATGCGCCGGGGCAGTCGGCTCTCCGTCCAGCCGGTAAGCGCGGAAGCCTTTGAATATATTATGCATCTGGCGGATGAGAAAAAATAG